The proteins below are encoded in one region of Effusibacillus dendaii:
- the copZ gene encoding copper chaperone CopZ, with product MADVVTLKVEGMTUGHCKASVEKSLNELNGVASVNVDLENKSVKVEYDASKVKVDAMKAAIEDAGYDVVGNV from the coding sequence ATGGCAGACGTTGTAACATTGAAGGTAGAGGGCATGACTTGAGGCCACTGCAAGGCTTCCGTGGAGAAGTCTCTGAATGAATTGAATGGGGTTGCTTCCGTAAACGTCGATCTGGAAAACAAATCGGTTAAAGTGGAATATGATGCGTCAAAAGTGAAAGTGGATGCCATGAAAGCAGCGATCGAGGATGCGGGGTACGACGTGGTCGGCAACGTGTAA
- a CDS encoding F510_1955 family glycosylhydrolase: MQKSRRVFHLFTAMLLGGAILLAGCGTSSTNTGNNAAAGNNTGTGSGGDMTLQDIHGLAFSSDGKQLWVPSHDGIKIYENGQWKQAEGPKNDYMGFSIVDKGFYSSGHPGTRSDLKNPLGIVKSTDDGKTVETLGMSGESDFHVMSVGYQTHAIYVDNEHPNSKMKGSGLFYSKDEAKTWTQSEAQGATGTLTSMAVHPAKESVVALGTDKGVYLSKDYGQTFEQILSDVQVTTLYFNKQGNLYVGGTKTKAVLLLLNPDTKQTTEINIPELNNDAVAYVAENQKNEQQIAFATYNKNVYTSSDAGKSWTKIANLGKTVSK, translated from the coding sequence ATGCAGAAATCCAGACGGGTTTTTCATTTGTTTACAGCGATGTTGCTGGGAGGTGCCATCCTGTTGGCGGGCTGCGGGACAAGCAGCACGAACACAGGAAACAATGCTGCTGCAGGCAACAATACAGGTACGGGCAGCGGCGGGGATATGACTTTGCAAGATATTCACGGACTTGCCTTTTCTTCTGATGGGAAACAACTGTGGGTTCCCTCTCATGACGGGATTAAAATTTATGAGAATGGTCAGTGGAAACAAGCGGAGGGTCCCAAAAACGATTACATGGGGTTTTCGATAGTAGATAAAGGTTTTTACAGCAGCGGTCATCCGGGGACCAGATCCGATCTGAAGAATCCGTTGGGGATTGTGAAAAGCACAGATGACGGAAAAACGGTTGAAACGTTAGGCATGTCGGGGGAATCGGATTTTCACGTTATGAGTGTCGGCTACCAAACGCATGCGATTTATGTGGATAATGAGCATCCGAATTCAAAAATGAAAGGATCCGGACTCTTTTATTCAAAGGATGAAGCCAAAACATGGACACAAAGCGAAGCACAAGGCGCAACCGGAACATTAACCAGTATGGCAGTACATCCTGCAAAGGAATCGGTTGTTGCGTTGGGGACCGATAAAGGTGTTTATCTGTCAAAAGATTATGGACAAACGTTCGAACAAATTCTTTCGGATGTACAGGTAACCACGCTATATTTCAATAAACAAGGAAATCTGTATGTGGGAGGAACTAAAACAAAAGCTGTTCTCCTGCTGTTGAACCCGGACACGAAGCAAACCACTGAAATAAATATCCCGGAACTGAACAATGACGCTGTCGCTTATGTTGCGGAAAATCAGAAGAACGAACAGCAGATCGCATTTGCCACCTACAACAAAAATGTCTACACTTCTTCCGACGCCGGAAAAAGTTGGACCAAAATCGCAAACCTCGGGAAAACGGTTTCGAAATAA
- a CDS encoding metal-sensitive transcriptional regulator, which translates to MYNYHSDKDQLLRNLRKIEGQVRGVQKMIEEDRYCVDILTQLAAIKAATNKIGLTLLEHHTRGCVTKAIQNNDDGGEHHIQELMDVVRAFTK; encoded by the coding sequence ATGTACAACTATCACAGCGATAAAGATCAATTGCTGCGCAACCTTCGGAAAATCGAAGGGCAGGTTCGAGGCGTGCAGAAGATGATTGAGGAAGACCGCTACTGCGTGGACATTTTGACACAGTTGGCGGCAATCAAGGCAGCTACCAACAAAATCGGGCTAACGCTTTTGGAACATCATACGCGGGGCTGCGTAACCAAAGCGATTCAAAACAACGACGATGGCGGGGAACACCATATTCAGGAATTGATGGATGTAGTCCGGGCTTTTACCAAGTGA
- a CDS encoding class I SAM-dependent methyltransferase, with protein sequence MSKWFPKLYDTLMNPLEERAFRAIRKNLIEKARGHVLEIGSGTGFNFPFYQQAEQVVAIEPEPLMRQQSIQRAAEAHVPIEVLAAGAEKLPFRDDSFDTVVGTLVLCTIPDPLLTLKEIRRVCKPQGQVLFFEHVRLDHAVLGRLQDWLTPVWKRLCDNCHLNRQTLELIRQSGLKVVSVEKHLKDIFLVIEAVNSK encoded by the coding sequence ATGAGCAAATGGTTTCCTAAACTGTATGATACGCTGATGAATCCTCTGGAAGAACGGGCGTTTCGCGCCATTCGTAAAAATTTGATTGAAAAGGCGCGGGGACATGTACTGGAGATCGGTTCCGGCACCGGTTTCAATTTCCCTTTTTATCAACAGGCGGAACAGGTTGTGGCGATTGAACCGGAACCGTTGATGCGGCAACAATCAATACAACGTGCGGCAGAGGCACATGTACCAATCGAAGTGCTGGCAGCCGGAGCGGAGAAGTTGCCTTTTCGCGATGACTCGTTCGATACGGTTGTTGGAACTTTGGTGTTATGCACCATCCCGGATCCTCTTCTGACATTGAAAGAGATCAGGCGGGTATGCAAGCCGCAAGGACAGGTCCTGTTTTTTGAACATGTTCGATTGGACCATGCGGTTCTTGGACGATTGCAGGATTGGTTGACACCCGTCTGGAAACGGCTGTGTGACAACTGTCATCTGAATCGGCAGACGCTGGAATTGATTCGGCAGTCCGGGCTTAAGGTGGTATCTGTTGAAAAACATTTAAAGGACATTTTTCTGGTGATTGAAGCTGTGAACAGTAAATAA